One genomic region from Haloprofundus salinisoli encodes:
- a CDS encoding polysaccharide deacetylase family protein: MKDDSRSRRRFLQTTGAAGLAGLAAVAGCSGQSPDDANDSAANGSTQSANQTAGDGAATDEPAETDEPVSDEAAEVETTYKSREKYNEPGELLDDFTDLSTWLSNAGELEPSSEHAFRGDKSAKLVGKGGDNASIARSFENNRDLTKKDFSLALRSTTPSKFALFVYLRDPFGNYAVLELRNITMETPDVGWFRTAPGVYETSNTPPDLTQISRIEIVANNATGDDIEVWVDDLRIHDKPDKGYIVFSWDDGRKSYYDDAAPLHDEFEVPAVQAAVPRFVGQENFMTLGELKERHEAGDEIVAHESIRNRFHSLSGDELEKTVRQNKQWLLGHGFEGSNFVVYPGNDYDATALDVVNKYHYMGGMNQSFEPNTTSAYAFDPLVLPRTVGHDLDISKRVVDLCAEHQNVGILNFHDFNNDNTMSKGDYRKLLEHVTQKEGIEVINFSDLWKLRKSAP; encoded by the coding sequence ATGAAGGACGACAGTCGAAGCCGAAGACGGTTCCTCCAGACCACCGGTGCGGCCGGCTTGGCCGGTCTCGCCGCCGTCGCGGGTTGTAGCGGCCAGTCGCCCGACGACGCCAACGACTCCGCCGCCAACGGGTCGACCCAGAGCGCGAACCAGACCGCGGGCGACGGCGCGGCGACCGACGAACCGGCCGAGACCGACGAACCGGTCAGCGACGAGGCAGCGGAGGTGGAGACGACGTACAAGAGCCGCGAGAAGTACAACGAACCGGGAGAGTTGCTCGACGATTTCACCGACCTCTCGACGTGGCTCTCGAACGCGGGCGAACTGGAGCCCTCCTCCGAGCACGCCTTCCGCGGCGACAAGAGCGCGAAACTCGTCGGCAAGGGCGGCGACAACGCCAGCATCGCGCGTTCGTTCGAGAACAACCGCGACCTCACGAAGAAGGACTTCTCGCTCGCGCTGCGCTCGACGACGCCCTCGAAGTTCGCGCTGTTCGTCTACCTCCGCGACCCGTTCGGCAACTACGCCGTGCTCGAACTGCGGAACATCACGATGGAGACGCCCGACGTGGGCTGGTTCCGCACCGCACCGGGCGTCTACGAGACGAGCAACACGCCGCCGGACCTCACGCAGATTTCGCGCATCGAAATCGTCGCCAACAACGCCACCGGCGACGATATCGAGGTGTGGGTCGACGACCTGCGCATCCACGACAAACCCGACAAGGGCTACATCGTCTTCAGCTGGGACGACGGACGCAAGAGCTACTACGACGACGCCGCACCGCTCCACGACGAGTTCGAGGTCCCGGCCGTGCAGGCCGCCGTACCGCGGTTCGTCGGCCAGGAGAACTTCATGACGCTCGGCGAACTGAAAGAGCGTCACGAGGCCGGCGACGAGATCGTCGCCCACGAGAGCATCCGCAACCGGTTCCACTCGCTCTCCGGCGACGAACTCGAGAAGACGGTTCGTCAGAACAAGCAGTGGCTTCTCGGCCACGGCTTCGAGGGCTCGAACTTCGTCGTCTACCCCGGCAACGATTACGACGCGACGGCGCTCGACGTCGTCAACAAGTACCACTACATGGGCGGCATGAACCAGTCGTTCGAGCCGAACACGACGAGCGCGTACGCGTTCGACCCGCTGGTGTTGCCGCGGACGGTCGGTCACGACCTGGACATCTCCAAGCGCGTCGTCGACCTCTGTGCGGAACACCAGAACGTTGGCATCCTCAACTTCCACGACTTCAACAACGACAACACGATGAGCAAAGGCGACTACCGGAAGCTCCTCGAACACGTCACGCAGAAGGAGGGCATCGAGGTCATCAACTTCTCTGACCTCTGGAAGCTCCGGAAATCCGCGCCGTAA